Genomic window (Roseofilum reptotaenium CS-1145):
GGACTCAGGGATTCTGGCGTGACCAAATTTATCCTGCGCCCAAACAAATCTTCTAGAAAGAAACAGAGATCCATAAAATTCCGAAAGGTTTTTTGTTCTGGCTCAAACACCACAAAAACATCCACATCACTCTCGTCATCTGCCTCCCCACGCTGAAACGATCCAAACACACCAAAACTTCTGACTCCATAAGTTTTAATCGTCTCACGGTGTGCCAAGATGGAGGACATGAGGTCTTGCTTCGTTCGTAGTGGTTTGATAGGATCATCTCCAGTTTTTCCTAAAGATGAACGTTCAAAAATCGG
Coding sequences:
- a CDS encoding nucleotidyltransferase family protein: MHEKDKTIIVQTDSLKELAEFWDTHDLTDFEDRLEEVTEPIFERSSLGKTGDDPIKPLRTKQDLMSSILAHRETIKTYGVRSFGVFGSFQRGEADDESDVDVFVVFEPEQKTFRNFMDLCFFLEDLFGRRINLVTPESLSPHFGNQILQEVEYVCLT